Proteins found in one Pyrus communis chromosome 15, drPyrComm1.1, whole genome shotgun sequence genomic segment:
- the LOC137718602 gene encoding protein SMALL AUXIN UP-REGULATED RNA 51-like translates to MAIRKSNRLPQTAVLKQILKRCSSLGKKQQHYDEQGLPLDVPKGHFVVYVGENRSRYIVPISFLTRPEFQSLLHQAEEEFGFDHDMGLTIPCEEVAFQTLTSMLR, encoded by the coding sequence ATGGCCATCAGAAAATCAAACCGGCTTCCGCAAACGGCAGTCCTGAAGCAGATTCTCAAGAGGTGCTCCAGCTTGGGAAAAAAGCAGCAGCACTACGACGAACAGGGCCTCCCTCTCGATGTCCCAAAAGGTCATTTCGTCGTCTATGTCGGAGAAAACCGAAGCAGATACATCGTACCGATCTCCTTCCTCACCCGGCCCGAGTTCCAGAGCCTGCTTCACCAAGCAGAGGAAGAGTTCGGCTTCGATCACGACATGGGTCTCACGATTCCTTGCGAAGAAGTCGCTTTTCAGACATTAACCTCCATGCTCCGGTGA
- the LOC137717589 gene encoding filament-like plant protein 4: MDRRSWPWKKKSSDKAAAERAATAADSLASQAQTEQEKYKKPNYVQISVEQYSHLTGLEEQVKNYEDQVKNYEDQVQTLEDEIKDLNDKLTEADSEMTTKESLVKQHAKVAEEAVSGWEKAEAEALALKTHLESVTLLKLTAEDRAAHLDGALKECMRQIRNLKEEHEQKIQDVVFTKNTQVDKIKHELEAKIANLDQELLRSAAENAAISRSLQERSNMLFKISEEKSQAEAEIEHFKSNVESCEREIHSLKYELHLAAKELEIRNEEKNMSMRSAEAANKQHMEGVKKITKLEAECQRLRGLVRKKLPGPAALAQMKLEVESLGRDYGETRLRKSPVKPSSPQMSPHMSLATEFSLDNVQKFQKENEFLTERLLAMEEETKMLKEALAKRNSDVLDSRSMYAQAASKLQTLEAQLQINNLQKGSPKSVVQITPGGSSSQDASNPPSSTSLSEDGNDDARSYAESWATTLEKNNAKSNKSESQNDLNLMDDFLEMEKLACLPNDSNGAISSKTSERESHDALGDVTAAKDVQSEQQHDSSPLVGDQASSNAELSGSSPESDESQLPLVKLRSKICMLLEFLSKETDFGKVIEDIKIVVQEAQNTLHPHTVKCVSEEVHSSDALCDRQANPDDSGLTTEKEITLSQPATETMKVISEDLASAISLIHDFVLFLGKEVMEVHDTFPDGDGLTLKIEEFSGTFSKVIHGNLSLGEFVLGLSHVLANASELKFNVLGAKGVESETNSPDCIDKVALPENKVVEKDSSQRFQNVCVHIPNDTNPEVPDDGNLVSGYEPNAAPCKISLEEFEQLKSEKDNLATDLARCSETLEITKSQLQETEQLLAEAKLQFASAKNSNSLAETQLKCMAESYRSLESRAQELETELKLLQVRNETLESELQEEKRNHQDALARCTELQEQLKSNERLEAETEFKTKQDRELADAAEKLAECQETIFLLGKQLKALHPQTEVVGSPYNGRSQKGEGFTEDEPTTSAMNLQDSEKGETEGASSVNVNRVGSESPINLHNSPCPSDTEASTVLKSPVSSKSPKHKSSKSTPSSTSSTPTPEKHQRGISRFFSSKGKNGY; encoded by the exons ATGGACCGACGGAGTTGGCCGTGGAAGAAAAAGTCGTCGGACAAGGCGGCAGCGGAGAGAGCCGCCACCGCAGCGGACTCCTTAGCTAGCCAGGCACAGACTGAGCAA GAGAAGTACAAAAAACCAAATTATGTGCAAATTTCTGTGGAGCAATATTCGCATCTGACCGGTTTGGAGGAGCAAGTGAAGAATTACGAGGATCAAGTGAAGAATTATGAGGATCAAGTTCAGACATTGGAGGACGAAATTAAGGATTTGAATGATAAGCTCACTGAGGCCGATTCCGAGATGACTACCAAAGAGAGCTTGGTTAAACAGCATGCTAAAGTTGCCGAAGAAGCTGTCTCAG GTTGGGAAAAGGCTGAAGCGGAGGCTCTCGCATTGAAAACTCATCTAGAATCTGTGACTCTTTTGAAGCTCACTGCTGAAGACCGGGCCGCACATTTGGATGGTGCTCTTAAAGAGTGCATGCGGCAGATACGAAATCTTAAGGAAGAACATGAGCAGAAAATACAAGATGTtgttttcaccaaaaacacgcAAGTTGACAAAATCAAGCATGAGCTCGAAGCAAAGATAGCTAATTTAGATCAAGAACTCCTAAGGTCTGCTGCTGAAAATGCTGCTATTTCCAGGTCCTTACAAGAGCGTTCGAATATGCTATTCAAGATAAGCGAAGAGAAGTCACAAGCTGAGGCAGAAATTGAGCATTTTAAGAGCAATGTTGAGTCTTGTGAAAGGGAAATACATTCTCTGAAGTATGAACTCCATCTAGCCGCCAAGGAGCTAGAAATTCGGAATGAGGAAAAGAACATGAGTATGAGGTCTGCCGAAGCAGCCAACAAGCAGCATATGGAAGgtgttaaaaaaataactaagcTTGAAGCAGAGTGCCAAAGATTACGTGGTCTTGTGCGGAAGAAGTTACCTGGTCCTGCTGCACTTGCACAAATGAAGCTTGAGGTTGAAAGTTTAGGCCGAGATTATGGAGAAACTCGATTAAGGAAGTCTCCTGTTAAGCCTTctagtccacaaatgtccccgcACATGTCCCTAGCGACTGAGTTTTCTCTTGATAATGTACAGAAGTTTCAAAAGGAGAATGAATTTCTCACAGAACGTTTATTAGCAATGGAAGAAGAAACAAAGATGCTGAAAGAAGCTTTGGCCAAGCGTAACAGCGATGTGCTGGATTCAAGGAGTATGTATGCTCAGGCAGCCAGCAAGCTTCAAACATTAGAAGCACAACTTCAAATCAACAATCTACAGAAAGGCTCGCCAAAATCTGTTGTTCAGATCACCCCTGGAGGTTCGTCAAGCCAGGATGCAAGCAATCCACCAAGCTCGACCTCCTTGTCTGAAGATGGTAATGATGACGCCAGAAGCTATGCTGAGTCTTGGGCCACAACATTGGAGAAGAACAATGCAAAGTCAAACAAATCTGAAAGTCAAAACGACTTGAATCTTATGGATGACTTTCTGGAGATGGAGAAGTTGGCTTGTTTGCCAAATGACTCGAATGGAGCCATCTCTAGTAAGACATCCGAAAGAGAGAGTCATGATGCTTTGGGAGATGTCACTGCCGCCAAAGATGTCCAATCTGAGCAGCAGCATGATTCAAGTCCCTTGGTAGGTGACCAGGCATCTTCTAATGCGGAATTGTCAGGATCCAGTCCTGAATCTGATGAAAGCCAGCTGCCACTGGTGAAACTCCGTTCGAAAATCTGTATGCTATTGGAATTCTTATCTAAGGAAACGGATTTTGGGAAAGTTATTGAGGATATCAAAATTGTAGTCCAGGAAGCACAAAATACTCTGCACCCGCACACTGTAAAGTGTGTTTCAGAGGAAGTTCACAGCTCTGATGCCCTATGTGACCGGCAGGCAAATCCTGATGATTCTGGTTTAACCACAGAAAAGGAAATCACTTTGTCCCAGCCAGCCACAGAGACGATGAAAGTAATAAGCGAAGATCTGGCATCTGCCATTTCTTTGATCCATGACTTTGTGCTGTTCCTGGGCAAAGAAGTGATGGAAGTGCATGACACGTTTCCGGATGGCGATGGATTGACCCTAAAGATTGAAGAATTCTCTGGCACATTCAGTAAAGTTATTCATGGAAACTTAAGTTTGGGTGAATTTGTTCTTGGCCTTTCGCATGTTTTAGCAAACGCCAGTGAACTCAAATTCAACGTTCTAGGCGCCAAGGGTGTTGAATCAGAAACTAACAGTCCTGATTGTATTGACAAGGTAGCATTACCAGAGAATAAGGTAGTTGAGAAGGATTCATCACAAAGATTTCAAAATGTTTGTGTCCACATTCCTAATGATACTAACCCTGAAGTTCCTGACGATGGAAATCTTGTCTCCGGCTATGAACCAAATGCCGCGCCATGCAAAATCTCACTGGAGGAGTTTGAACAGCTGAAATCAGAGAAAGATAACCTGGCAACGGATTTGGCAAGATGTTCTGAAACTCTAGAGATTACAAAGTCTCAATTACAGGAAACTGAGCAGCTTCTTGCTGAAGCTAAATTACAATTTGCTTCTGCTAAGAACTCAAATAGCTTAGCCGAGACGCAGCTGAAATGTATGGCAGAAtcatacaggtcactagagTCACGAGCTCAGGAGTTAGAAACTGAACTGAAGCTTCTGCAAGTCAGAAACGAAACTCTGGAAAGCGAGCTACAAGAAGAGAAAAGGAACCATCAAGATGCTTTGGCCAGATGCACGGAACTTCAAGAGCAGTTGAAAAG CAATGAGCGTTTGGAAGCTGAGACTGAATTCAAGACAAAACAG GACAGGGAGTTGGCAGATGCAGCGGAGAAGCTTGCCGAGTGTCAAGAAACCATATTTCTTCTCGGCAAGCAGTTGAAGGCATTGCACCCTCAAACAGAGGTCGTGGGATCTCCATACAATGGGAGGAGTCAAAAGGGTGAAGGGTTCACTGAGGATGAACCCACTACCAGTGCCATGAACTTGCAAGACTCAGAAAAAGGTGAGACGGAAGGTGCTTCTTCTGTCAACGTAAACAGAGTGGGCAGCGAGTCTCCCATCAACCTGCATAACTCTCCATGCCCATCCGACACAGAGGCAAGCACTGTCTTAAAATCACCAGTCAGTTCCAAAAGTCCGAAACACAAGTCTTCCAAGTCAACTCCCTCATCTACGTCTTCTACCCCAACACCAGAGAAACATCAGCGCGGCATCAGCAGATTCTTCTCCTCAAAAGGAAAGAACGGTTATTAG
- the LOC137718825 gene encoding protein SMALL AUXIN UP-REGULATED RNA 12-like encodes MSDGLGKCSKIHHIVRLRQLLRRWRSKACTSTKRIPSDVPAGHVAVCVGTSCTRFVVRASYLNHPVFKKLLVQAEEEYGFSNSGPLAIPCDESLFEEVLRFISRSESRKSTRLVNVDDFQKYCHVGARSNLELWADSRPLLRGFSEKTIW; translated from the coding sequence ATGTCAGACGGACTCGGAAAATGCAGCAAGATCCACCACATTGTGCGGCTCCGCCAGTTGCTGCGGCGGTGGCGCAGCAAGGCCTGCACGTCCACCAAGCGCATACCCTCCGATGTTCCCGCTGGACACGTCGCAGTCTGCGTGGGCACCAGCTGCACCAGATTCGTGGTGCGCGCGTCGTACTTGAACCACCCGGTCTTCAAAAAGCTCCTTGTGCAAGCCGAGGAGGAGTACGGCTTCTCGAACAGCGGCCCGCTCGCGATCCCCTGCGACGAGTCGCTGTTCGAGGAGGTTCTCCGATTCATTTCCCGCTCCGAGTCGCGTAAGTCGACCCGGTTAGTCAACGTCGACGACTTCCAGAAATACTGCCACGTTGGTGCCCGGAGTAACCTCGAACTGTGGGCCGATTCTCGACCGCTGCTTCGTGGATTTTCCGAGAAGACAATTTGGTAA